One stretch of Psilocybe cubensis strain MGC-MH-2018 chromosome 6, whole genome shotgun sequence DNA includes these proteins:
- a CDS encoding Cytochrome P450 monooxygenase 98 — MSVADLLPMSFQQAQGGALILAIGAFCWAYLRTRRSNLPYPPGPPPKNIIAGNLTDLPPKRAWETYSKWAEQYNSDIIHFRVFGQHMVILQTLDLSRELLEKRSTVYSDRPYNAMIDLMEWDIAVGFKPYGPEWRHHRKLFQQGFRTGTTTLRYRAIQTDKVNDFLRALLDNPNKFRQHCKALSAAVIMRVIYGYDSAPEEDYFVELSEAAMVKMCDSWVAPGAMVVNTIPILRHLPSWFPGAAFKKYAIEGQELTRKIRDVPFAFVTKSLAEGTAKHSVVSEMIANNEEHETIKEVAATGYGAGADTTMATLAWFFYAMILHPEVQRKAHEELDRVIGNKRLPTYDDRDSLPYIEAVVREVLRWRPIVPLGLPHATSFDDIYNGHFIPKGTIVMANLWAIAYDKNIYEKPEIFNPDRYFNKDGTLTTEGIHSEVWSFGFGRRICPGRQLALDTIWLAVATVLSTFDILKKKDANGNVIPVDEDIEVADGLVSHAADFQCAVTPRSNVARQVIVESVAKE; from the exons ATGTCTGTTGCCGACCTACTGCCAATGTCCTTCCAGCAAGCGCAAGGGGGAGCTCTTATTCTCGCAATAGGCGCGTTTTGTTGGGCGTATCTACGAACTCGGCGCTCAAATCTTCCATATCCTCCTGGGCCTCCACCAAAGAACATCATAGCAGGGAACCTGACCGACCTTCCTCCAAAAAGGGCATGGGAGACCTACTCGAAATGGGCAGAACAATACAATA GTGATATAATTCACTTCCGGGTATTTGGACAACATATGGTTATCTTGCAAACCCTTGACCTCTCTCGAGAACTACTGGAAAAAAGGTCTACCGTGTATTCGGATAGACCATACAACGCTATGATCGATCT CATGGAGTGGGATATTGCGGTGGGATTCAAGCCCTACGGTCCCGAATGGAGGCATCACAGAAAGCTGTTTCAGCAAGGTTTCAGGACAGGTACAACAACCCTCCGGTACAGGGCCATCCAGACCGATAAAGTGAACGACTTTCTTCGTGCTCTCCTCGACAATCCTAACAAATTCAGACAACACTGCAAAGC GCTGTCGGCTGCCGTCATCATGCGCGTGATATATGGATACGACTCCGCCCCTGAGGAAGACTATTTCGTCGAACTTTCGGAAGCAGCGATGGTGAAAATGTGTGATTCGTGGGTCGCGCCCGGGGCTATGGTGGTGAACACTATCCCTATCCTTAGACACCTTCCCAGCTGGTTCCCCGGAGCCGCTTTCAAGAAATATGCTATTGAAGGTCAAGAATTGACGAGAAAGATCAGAGATGTCCCATTTGCGTTTGTTACGAAAAGCCTG GCCGAAGGAACAGCCAAACATTCAGTGGTTTCTGAGATGATTGCAAACAACGAAGAGCATGAAACCATTAAAGAAGTTGCTGCAACCGGATACGGAG CTGGAGCCGATACG ACTATGGCCACCCTAGCGTGGTTCTTTTATGCTATGATACTTCATCCTGAGGTTCAAAGGAAGGCCCACGAAGAGCTTGATAGGGTCATTGGAAATAAGCGGCTTCCGACTTATGATGACCGCGATTCTTTGCCATACATAGAAGCCGTGGTCAGAGAAGTTCTTCGTTGGAGGCCGATAGTTCCTTTAGGTTTACCTCATGCCACCTCTTTTGATGATATCTATAATGGCCACTTCATCCCCAAGG GCACCATTGTAATGGCTAACCTTTG GGCCATTGCTTATGATAAGAATATCTATGAAAAGCCAGAGATTTTTAATCCGGACCGTTACTTTAACAAGGATGGCACATTAACTACGGAAGGTATCCATTCAGAAGTATGGTCTTTCGGATTTGGTAGACG CATTTGCCCCGGTCGTCAGTTGGCACTTGACACG ATCTGGCTGGCAGTAGCCACTGTTCTATCTACTTTTGATATTctaaaaaagaaagacgcCAACGGGAACGTTATTCCTGTTGATGAAGATATTGAAGTCGCTGATGGACTTGTCAG CCATGCTGCAGACTTCCAATGTGCAGTAACACCTAGATCAAATGTGGCCAGACAAGTCATCGTTGAATCTGTTGCGAAAGAATAG
- a CDS encoding Putative epoxide hydrolase, producing the protein MTEAPFKIAVSDERIDQLRRKLEATVFPDELDGAGWDYGPPLADMRRLVARWKDGYDWKKHEAQLNEELPQFTRDIEVDGFGKLNIHYVHKKSAVTDAIPLLFVHGWPGSFYEIRKMLPLLTEGSSDHPSFHVVAISLPGYGFSEAPKKKGFELVQFAEVGNKLMLALGYNEYVTQGGDWGFFITRRLVQLYGQKHCKAWHTNIALAPPPHPIRNPLTYLSQLFSGLTAADKKGLERSQWYHQKSSGYFHEQATQPQTLGYSLADSPVGLLGWIYEKLVTWTDNYPWEDDEVLTWISIYWFSRAGPAASVRIYYEVSNANPTFLTGITPQPTTTPMGHSYFPKELIVLPRKWLKAPNLVFESDHQKGGHFAAHEQPHELASDLRKMFGRGGPAFGVVPGKNGYD; encoded by the exons ATGACAGAGGCACCATTCAAAATTGCGGTTTCGGACGAACGAATTGATCAACTTCGTCGAAAGCTGGAGGCCACTGTCTTCCCAGATGAATTAGATGGGGCTGGATGGGACTACGGTCCCCCGTTGGCTGACATGCGGCGCCTGGTCGCACGATGGAAAGATGGTTATGACTGGAAAAAACACGAGGCACAACTCAATGAAGAATTACCACAATTTACCCGAGATATTGAGGTCGACGGCTTCGGAAAACTCAACATCCACTACGTCCATAAGAAAAGTGCCGTAACGGATGCCATTCCCCTGTTGTTCGTTCACGGAT GGCCTGGAAGCTTCTATGAGATACGCAAGATGCTGCCTTTGCTTACCGAAGGATCTTCAGACCATCCCAGTTTTCATGTTGTCGCTATTAGTCTTCCAGGATATGGATTCTCCGAAGCCCCCAAGAAGAAAGGCTTCGAACTTGTCCAATTCGCAGAG GTTGGAAATAAGTTGATGCTCGCTCTCGGGTATAACGAATACG TCACTCAAGGAGGGGATTGGGGCTTTTTT ATCACTCGCCGGTTGGTTCAGTTATATGGTCAAAAGCACTGCAAAGCATGGCATACAAATATCGCTTT aGCACCGcctcctcatccaattcGCAATCCTTTAACCTATCTTTCTCAATTATTCTCGGGACTCACTGCAGCTGACAAGAAAGGTCTCGAAAGATCACAGTGGTACCATCAGAAGTCGAGTGGATATTTCCATGAACAGGCGACTCAGCCACAGACCCTAGGCTACAGTTTGGCTGATTCTCCTGTCGGTCTGCTAGGATGGATATACGAAAAGTTGGTTACATGGACTGACAATTATCCCTgggaggatgatgaag TGTTAACTTGGATTTCCATATACTGGTTTTCGCGCGCCGGGCCCGCAGCATCAGTGCGAATATATTACGAGGTTTCTAATGCGAATCCAACATTCCTTACCGGTATTACCCCTCAGCCAACAACCACCCCAATGGGTCACTCCTATTTCCCGAAAGAGCTCATTGTCCTTCCTCGCAA GTGGCTCAAAGCACCCAACCTAGTTTTTGAATCTGACCACCAAAAAGGGGGCCACTTTGCGGCGCACGAGCAACCACATGAATTGGCCAGTGATTTACGCAAAATGTTTGGACGGGGAGGACCTGCATTTGGTGTCGTTCCAGGCAAAAACGGATACGATTGA